A window of the Lolium perenne isolate Kyuss_39 chromosome 7, Kyuss_2.0, whole genome shotgun sequence genome harbors these coding sequences:
- the LOC127313172 gene encoding E3 ubiquitin-protein ligase Os03g0188200-like: MARGKMALLLVLILSSATQPSLAQQSDGTRIAGGFTPTTMAMLVVVIAVLVLIALFSIYMNRCACTRTDLLPRRPFRSTAPDDQSLGSGHCRPRSLDRELVEAFPTAVYGDVKAHMAPGTKPVSLECAVCLAEFADAHELRVLPACCHVFHPGCIDPWLAQAVTCPLCRADLTDLTPKGQQEESSGEKGGECSVVSFKAESWRHELTDADYSLYRRTQSAMDAADRHTLRLPEHVMKELGAVWRHRRAASLAAEHPDAMDRRTSGRLTSFLRSMSWQRHHGTDSEAGEEHGGGNKRIHPVTGTRPVETPGGSGSGLDEKKESSNVDALSRV; the protein is encoded by the coding sequence ATGGCTCGCGGAAAGATGGCACTGCTCCTCGTTCTGATTCTCTCATCGGCCACACAGCCATCTCTGGCTCAACAGAGCGACGGCACCAGAATCGCTGGCGGGTTCACGCCGACCACCATGGCGatgctcgtcgtcgtcatcgccgtCTTAGTCCTCATCGCGCTCTTCTCCATCTACATGAACCGCTGCGCCTGCACGCGCACGGACCTTCTCCCGCGCCGGCCCTTCCGCAGCACCGCCCCTGACGACCAGTCCCTCGGCTCCGGTCATTGCCGCCCGCGCAGCCTCGACCGGGAGCTGGTGGAGGCATTCCCCACGGCGGTCTACGGCGACGTGAAGGCGCACATGGCGCCCGGCACCAAGCCGGTGTCGCTCGAGTGCGCCGTGTGCCTCGCCGAGTTCGCGGACGCCCACGAGCTCCGCGTCCTCCCAGCGTGCTGCCACGTCTTCCACCCGGGCTGCATCGACCCGTGGCTCGCCCAAGCGGTCACCTGCCCGCTCTGCCGCGCCGATCTCACCGACCTCACGCCGAAGGGGCAGCAGGAGGAATCTTCTGGGGAGAAAGGCGGGGAGTGCTCGGTGGTTTCCTTCAAGGCTGAATCATGGAGGCACGAGCTCACGGACGCCGACTACAGCCTCTACCGGAGGACGCAGTCGGCCATGGACGCGGCGGACCGGCACACGCTCAGGCTGCCGGAGCACGTCATGAAGGAGCTCGGCGCCGTCTGGAGGCACCGGCGAGCGGCCAGCCTCGCCGCAGAACACCCGGACGCCATGGACCGGAGGACGTCCGGGCGGCTGACGTCCTTCTTGAGGTCCATGTCATGGCAGCGGCACCACGGGACGGACTCAGAAGCCGGGGAGGAACACGGCGGCGGCAACAAGCGGATTCATCCGGTGACCGGAACGCGGCCGGTTGAAACACCGGGCGGATCAGGGTCCGGTTTGGACGAGAAGAAGGAGAGCTCCAACGTTGACGCTTTAAGCCGGGTTTGA